In Ornithorhynchus anatinus isolate Pmale09 chromosome 5, mOrnAna1.pri.v4, whole genome shotgun sequence, the DNA window GCCCATCCGTTAAGCCCCACCAAGGGATCGACCGCCGTCCTCTAAGGTGTGGCAGCCTGGATATCAGAGTACCAggtggagtggctagagcacgggcctggagtcagaaggtcttgggttctaatcccgattccaccactcgtatggcgtgtgaccttggacaagtcacctcacttatctggcgcgcagttacctcatctgtaaaaaggggatgaagaccgtaagccctatgggggacggggactgcgtccggcccgattagcttgtacccaccccagcgcttagtacagcgcctggcatacagtaagggtttaacagatagcacaattgttattattagcaggcTGCCTCCCCAGACCCACAAGTTCAGTCCAAGGGGGTTTCCCGGTCTCTGAGCATGACTGTGCCCACGTAACCACACCTgggcacaaatgccaacatcgtgGTATGCCCCCCCCATCCCTGGCTCATATCTCATTGGCTCCCAGGGctttgactttcattcattcattcattcaatcgtatttattaaacatttactgtgtgcagagcactgtcttaagcacttggagagtacagttgggcaacaaatacaatccctgcccacagcgagctcacgatctacagtgggtgagacagacgtcaatacaaataaataaaatgactgataaggacataagagctgtgggacagcgggcagggggaagaacaaagggagcaagtcaggaggatgcagaagagagtgggagatgaggaaaagcggggggctTCATGGGTTCTCTGTCCTCCCAGTGGtgtgcccgctgtgggcagggaatgtatctgttggttgttccgtggtcctctcccaaacgcttagtacagggctctgtacacaatacAAGCTGAATATATAccatcgaataataataataatggcatttaagtgcttactatgtgccaagcactgggggggtgggttacaaggtaatgaggttgtcccacatggtgctcaaagtcttcatccccattttgcagatgagggaactgaggcccagattagtgcctaactctcttcccctcttcaaagccctcctgagagctcacctcctccaggaggccttcccagactgagccctccccttccttccctccgctccctccctctgctcttcccccttccctcagcactgtgctcatttgtatatattacctattatcctatttattttgttaatgaggtgtccatccccttgattcaatttatctcGACGATGAtggcttgtttttgtttcgttctgtttagctctgccgtccgtctcccccgtttagaccgtgagcccgtcatcgggcagggatggtccctctctgttgccgagccGCCCCttccaagcgcccagtccagtgccccgcacctagtaggcgctcaataaataccattgaatgaagcgAACGAATGGGTAGAGCGGAACGGTCCGGGCCTTGCCGCCCTCCACTGTTTCCTTCAGCCCCGCGTGTCCTTCCCGgatgccccttccctgcccttcgcCACTGCCGCCCTCGGCTACCTTCCCCCGTGCCAGTCAGTTCCCGTTTCCCGGGGTGAAAGagggcaccgcccccccccccgcccggcgccaGGTGTGGcggtccgccccgccccccctccgtgAAGCCGCTGGATGGACTCTTCCATTctacccgcgccccccccccccccccgcctgccgCTTTGTCCACGGGACCGTCCCATcgcgccctccccccccgccacccctcccgCGTGAGGtggtctcttcctcccttccctcaggtggcccgctcccctcccccccccccgaggctacCAAGTGCAGTCGCCCGGCCGGCGGGGTGGGTGGGTCCACCgcgccccggccccttccctccccccccgtccccgccgccgaatggtccgtccccgccccccgcttccCGGCCGCCGAATGGTCCCGTCCTCCGCGTCCCCCGTTCCGCGCGGCTAATGGTCTCTCCCTCCCGGCCAGGCCCCGGGGCTGCAGCGGAGGCGAGCGCGGAGGGGGTCTGCGGCCCCCAGCCTGGACCCTGCGGGTGAGTGACcggcgagaccccccccccccaccgtccgCACCGCcggagggggctgcggggggggggggtcgcccgggggtcccgaagggagggggaggggccggccggggcggggacgaAGGTGGCCGCGCCTCGCCTATTGTCCTGGAAGAGAGCAAAAGGGGGAGCCCGgccagtggaggagggaggaggcgggccttcccCGGGGGGCGGGACAGGCCGGTCCATTctcccgggagggagggaaggaccgaccccccgcctgccccccctcccctccccaccagcgaCGATGAGCGGCGAGGAGAACCCGGCCAGCACGCCGACCCCCGTGCAGGATGTGCAGGGCGACGGGCGCTGGATGTCCCTTGTGAGTCCGCCCGCCTCGACCCCAGCCCGCGccgacggggaagggagggagaaggggacaccCGCGGGTCAGCGGGCGATGCCGTCCGTCCATCtcacggcccctccccggcccctcctcccctgccaccccagcACCACCGTTTCGTGGCCGACAGCAAAGACAAGGAGCCGGAGGTCGTGTTCATCGGAGATTCCCTAGTGCAGCTGCTCCATCAGTGTGAGGTCAGAGAGCGGGACCCCAGACCCAtccggtcctccctccccctcgcccccagcgGGAGCGTGACGGCTTCTCGGCGGGGCCCTTCCTCGCCCCGGTCAACTCGGGGGCCGGTTGCCCTCACCCCTGCCCCGGCCTGAATCCTCCTGCCAGGGCAGGAGCCTGTGGGAAaagtcctccccgccccgcccccctcaggGATGGGGAACCAAGAGccaaggggagggggctcagattgtcctcctcaccttcctgttTCTGGACGCCACTAGTCAAACCCTtctggggagggaaaggcagagatCAAATAAAGCCCCCTCCCTTACAGCTGTGGCGACAGCTCTTCTCCCCCCTGCACGCACTCAACTTCGGGATTGGGGGCGACGCCACCCACCACGTGCTGTGGCGCCTGGAGAATGGCGAGCTGGAGCACATCCGGCCCAAGGTGAGCGcccgaggggcagggggtggcacCGTGCGATGGGTGAGtgcgtgggggggaggggggcgacgaCGGGAGACGGGGGCACCGCCCCTCAGGGGTCGACGCCGCCTCGTTCCCCTCAGATCGTGGTGGTCTGGGTGGGCACCAACAACCACGGGCACACGGCGGAGCAGGTGGCCGGCGGCATCCAGGCCATCGTGCACCTGCTGAATAAGAGGCAGCCTCAGGCCCGGGTCGTGGTGCTGGTGAGTGAGAGGTCGGGCTGGGCCGTCGCTTCCCTCGGACCGTACCCCACCCCCACGGCGCCCCCTCTGTGTGGGGGGGGGTAGCTCCATCGCCTCACGGGGCCGTGGGCCGCGCCGCCCCCGGGACCTCCCTCACGGCCCTCCCGTCTTCCCCCCGTCAGGGCCTGCTCCCACGGGGCCAACACCCCAACCCGCTGCGGGAGAAGAACAGGCAGGTGAACGTGCTGGTGCGGGAGGCCCTGGCCGGGCAGCCCCGGGCACACTTCCTGGACGCCGACCCCGGCTTCGTGCACTCGGACGGCACCATCAGCCACCACGACATGTACGACTACCTCCACCTGAGCCGCCTGGGCTACGCTCCCATCTGTAAGGCCCTGCACGCCTTGCTCCTCAGCCTGCTGGGGGCAGACCAGGGCCGGCACCCCCAGCCCTgagccgccccccgcctccccctcaacACGCCTCCCCGCTGCCTTCTCCCCAATAAACTTCCTCTCCCAGAACCGGGTCCGGCTGCCTTACGAGATCCGTCCCTCGAGAggcgaggcgggggggcgggcgggccgccgTGGTCCCCGCGGGCGCCAGAGAGCGCCCGGCCCTAAGGGGGCTGCCCCCAAAGCCTTGGCGCCGAGAGGGAGGGAAGCGGAGCgctctagcggatagagcgcggggctgggaggccgcgggccccggctcccgtcacccgtctgctctgtgacctcggggatgtcacttctttgtgcctcagagatgaggatcgagacggtgagccccgtgtgggacggggaccgcctcCATCCCCGTGCTCCCATCTTCTTAGAatcacgtccctcatggggctcacagtccgtgtccgccctgataatcttgcatctacccccccagcatttaacagagagaagcagcgtggctcagtggaaagagcacgggctttggagtcagggctcatgagttcgaatcccagctctgccacttgtcggctgtgtgactgtgggcaagtcacttcacttctctgggcctcagttccctcatctggaaaatggggatgaagactgtgagccccacgtgggacaaccaacctgattcccctatgtctaccccagtgctcagaacagtgctcggcccagagtaagcgcttaacaaataccaacattatattattaacttgtacctaccccggcgcttagtacggcgccgggCACGTAATAAGCCCTTAGATACCTTGAAAAAAAAACGAGGCAGAGCCTCAGCACTACGGGTGGGGCCGGGccagtccccctccccttccagggcCGTTGGTCGGTGACTGAccggaggggaggtggggtgggcttCGGCCGGGCAGGGGTAAGACGGGGAGGGCCGGAGCTCACCACGTCTCCCTCCCCGtcttccccccaccagccccgagacacccctctccatcccccaggcaggggggtcggggtgggagggagaagagagaggctaaAGGGGGTGTGTTAAACAGCTTTAATCTCTGCTTGCTCGCGTCTCCTCGGCACAGTAAGAAATATTGCACATGATCAACATGTTTCGTtccgggggagggaagaaggggcggggggggggggggggggggggggaacacgaGAGTTTGTCTCTTAGAAAAACAACCAAgccgggtggggggaggagctgCCAGGCACGAGcgcctgccccttccctgcccctggctAAAAGTGcagcagcacccccccccccgcccccctcccccccccaacctaaCCTGAGTCCGGCCCCCGCGCGGGGAGGGAGGCGTGAGGAGGGCCGGAGCCCCTGTCCCCACCGGCCTGCCCGCTCCCCGCTCGGCCGTCCCGCCTGCGGCCCCAGTTTGCATAAAAGATCCAAAGGTAACAAACTCCAGCCTATGTACAcggcccctcccgctccccccctccccaactctgctTTCTGCTGcgcggcccccaccccaccccccatcccatccctggggagggagtcgagggcgggggggggggggggaggaggagtatatacaggggaggggaggggagggagcccaggGCTTATTTAcaggggcccacggtcttcccctgccctccctccacgcgtgcgcgcacacacgAGACACGACGCCCCACGTAAAGCGGCCagtctgggggggaagggggttcggCGCAGTCCGTCTTGGGCAGGGGGCCGCGCCCCCTCACCTGCCCCCGGGGGCCGTGGAAgggccggggggctgcggggaggggggcggcgggccgtCCCAGCCCGGCTCACCGGGctccgggggctggggggtctGGG includes these proteins:
- the PAFAH1B3 gene encoding platelet-activating factor acetylhydrolase IB subunit alpha1 isoform X3 encodes the protein MHFMPACRVYWDTSRPRGCSGGERGGGLRPPAWTLRHHRFVADSKDKEPEVVFIGDSLVQLLHQCELWRQLFSPLHALNFGIGGDATHHVLWRLENGELEHIRPKIVVVWVGTNNHGHTAEQVAGGIQAIVHLLNKRQPQARVVVLGLLPRGQHPNPLREKNRQVNVLVREALAGQPRAHFLDADPGFVHSDGTISHHDMYDYLHLSRLGYAPICKALHALLLSLLGADQGRHPQP
- the PAFAH1B3 gene encoding platelet-activating factor acetylhydrolase IB subunit alpha1 isoform X2, which produces MPSPFPWDCPHLPFPRAATAQLTLLSFFEKRKGITPIVEMHFMPACRVYWDTSRPRGCSGGERGGGLRPPAWTLRHHRFVADSKDKEPEVVFIGDSLVQLLHQCELWRQLFSPLHALNFGIGGDATHHVLWRLENGELEHIRPKIVVVWVGTNNHGHTAEQVAGGIQAIVHLLNKRQPQARVVVLGLLPRGQHPNPLREKNRQVNVLVREALAGQPRAHFLDADPGFVHSDGTISHHDMYDYLHLSRLGYAPICKALHALLLSLLGADQGRHPQP
- the PAFAH1B3 gene encoding platelet-activating factor acetylhydrolase IB subunit alpha1 isoform X1, with protein sequence MSGEENPASTPTPVQDVQGDGRWMSLHHRFVADSKDKEPEVVFIGDSLVQLLHQCELWRQLFSPLHALNFGIGGDATHHVLWRLENGELEHIRPKIVVVWVGTNNHGHTAEQVAGGIQAIVHLLNKRQPQARVVVLGLLPRGQHPNPLREKNRQVNVLVREALAGQPRAHFLDADPGFVHSDGTISHHDMYDYLHLSRLGYAPICKALHALLLSLLGADQGRHPQP